TGTGGCTGGCGGGGCGGATCGCGGTCTGGTTCGCCGGCTACCTGCCGCCGGTCCTGGTGGCGGTTGCGGACCTGGCGTTCCTGCCGCTGCTGGCGTTCAAGATCGCGCTGCAGCTGGTGCGCCGGCCCAAGCCGCAGAACATGGTGTTCCTGGCCTTCATCACCCTGATCTGGGTCGGCAACCTGCTGGTCCATCTGGAATGGACCGGCCTGACCGGGGATACGCTGGCGACGGGCATGCGCGCGGGGCTGTTCGGCCTGTGCGCGATGATCGCGGTGCTGGGCGGACGCGTCACCCCGGCCTTTACCCGCAACGCGATGAAACGCGCGGGCGTGGACGAGGCCCGCTGGCCCGTCAGCCACCCGGCCGTCGAACGCCCCGCCGTGCTGCTGGTCGCCGCCGTGCCGGTGCTGCTGCTGGCGCAGGCGCCAGCGGCACTGACCGGCGCGGTCGCGGTGATCGCGGGCCTGCTGCAATTCGCCCGCCTCGCCACCTGGGCCGGGCGCTGGACCTGGAACCAGCCGATTCTCTGGTCGCTGCACCTGGGTATCGCGTTCCTGGGCGCGGGGCTGGTGACATGGGGGCTGGCGGCGCTGGGATATGGCAGCGAGGTCGGCGCGCTGCACATTCTGGGCATCGGCGCGGTCGGTGGCATGACGCTGGCGGTGATGAGCCGCGCGATCCTCGGTCATTCCGGGCGCGCGCTGGTGGCGCCGCGCCCGGTCGCGGTCGCCTATGCGCTGGTCGCGGCGGCGGCGTTGATTCGCTGGCTGGGATCGGAACTGGCGGGTGATCTGTATTTCCCGTTGATGCTGGGCGCCGGCGCGCTGTGGATCGCGGGATTCACCTTGTTTCTGACCGCGCTGGGGCCGATCATCTGCACCCCGCGCCCGCCGCGCGAACAGGGGGCCGCCGCCTGATGCCCGGCCACCCGGCGCAACCCGCTGATGGCGGGCGAAAAACGCCGATCTTGACTTTAGTTAAGGCGACTGCCCCCCACGGGGCGTAGCGAAATCACATCACACACGCAGCGCAAAAGGAGAGCGCAATGCGCGAAGTCATGACCAAGAGCATGGCCCGGAACATCTTTTTCGGCGGGTCCCTGTTCTTCATCATCATATTCGTGGGCCTGACCGCCCATTCGCACCGCTACATGGTGACCACCTCGACCGATGCCGAGGGGCTGACCGAAAGCGTAATCAAGGGCAAGCATGTCTGGGAACGGCATGCTTGCATCAACTGCCACTCGATCATGGGTGAAGGCGCCTATTTCGCGCCGGAACTGATGAACGTGATGGCGCGCTGGGGGGTCGAGGACGATCCCGATGCGGCGTTCGAAACGCTCAAGGCATGGATGCAGGCAATGCCCACCGGCATCGAGGGCCGCCGGCAGATGCCCCTGTTCGACCTGTCCGACGAGGAATACCGCGCCCTGAGCGATTTCCTGCTCTGGACCAATACAATCGACGCCCAGGGCTGGCCGCCCAACGACGCGGGCTGAGGAAGGTAGAGAACCGATGAAATACGAATCACAAAAGATCGCCTATGCCTATTTCGCCGTTGCGCTGGGGCTGTTCGCGATCCAGATCCTTGGCGGGTTGCTGGCCGGCTTCGTCTATGTGATGCCGAACACGCTGTCCGAGTTGTTGCCGTTCAACATCATCCGCATGTTGCACACCAACAGCCTGGTCGTCTGGCTGCTGCTGGGCTTCTTCGGGGCGGCCTATTTCCTGATCCCGGAAGAGGCCGAACGCGAGATCCATTCGCCGACGCTGGCCTATCTGCAGCTGATCATCCTGGTGGTCGGCACGCTGGGCGTGGTGCTCACCTATGTGTTCAACCTGTTCGAAGGCCACTGGCTGCTGGGCAAGGAAGGCCGCGAGTTCCTGGAACAGCCCAAATGGGTCAAGGCAGGGATCGTCGTTGCGGCGCTGATTTTCCTCTACAACGTCTCGATGACGGTGCTGAAGGGCCGCAAGACCGCGATCAGCAACATCCTGTTGCTGGGCCTGTGGGGGCTGGCGCTGCTGTTCCTGTTCGCCTTCTACAACCCGGCCAACCTCAGCCTCGACAAGCTGTACTGGTGGTATGTGATCCACCTGTGGGTCGAAGGCGTGTGGGAACTGATCATGGCGTCGATCCTGGCCTACCTGATGCTGAAGCTGACCGGCGTGGACCGCGAGATCGTCGAGAAATGGCTCTATGTCATCGTCGCTGCGGCGCTGTTCTCGGGCATCCTCGGCACCGGGCACCACTATTACTGGATCGGCGCGCCGGGATACTGGCAGTGGATCGGCTCGATCTTCTCGTCGCTCGAGGTGATCCCCTTCTTCGCGATGATGAGCTTTGCCTTCGTCATGGTCTGGAAGGGCCGCCGGGACCATCCCAACAAGGCCGCGCTGCTGTGGAGCCTCGGCTGTGCCGTGCTGGCCTTCTTCGGCGCCGGGATCTGGGGCTTCCTGCACACGCTGCACGGGGTGAACTACTACACCCACGGCACCCAGATCACCGCCGCGCACGGGCACCTGGCTTTCTTCGGCGCCTATGTCTGCCTGAACCTGGCGGTGTTCTCCTACGCGATGCCGATCCTGAAGCACCGCGATCCCTACAACCAGGTGCTGAACATGGCGTCGTTCTGGCTGATGGCGGGTGGCATGGTGTTCATGACCTTCACGCTGACCTTCGCCGGGACCGTGCAGACGCATATGCAGCGCGTGGTGGGCGACTACTACATGGACGTGCAGGACAGCATCGCGGTGTTCTACTGGATGCGCTTCGGTGCCGGGCTGGTGGTCCTGCTGGGTGTGCTGCTGTTCCTCTACGCGATCTTCGTGCCGCGCAAGGAAGTGGTGCGGCCGGGTCGTCTCGAACGTGAACGGCTCGAAAACGACCCTGACCATGTAGCGGCGGAGTGACCGGAATGAACGCTTATGCGAACCTGACGGAGGGGGCGGCGGACGCCCCCTTCTATCTCGAACAGGGGGACGAATGTGCCCTGTTCGAGGCGGCGAGTGCCAACAACCTGCCGGTCCTGCTCAAGGGGCCGACGGGCTGCGGCAAGACCCGGTTCGTCGCCCATATGGCGGCACGGCTGGGCCGGCCGCTCTATACCGTGGCCTGCCATGACGACCTGTCGGCGGCCGACCTGATCGGGCGCTACCTGCTCAAGGGCGGCGAAACCGTGTGGGTGGACGGGCCGCTAACGCGGGCGGTGCGCGAAGGCGCGATCTGCTATCTCGACGAGGTGGTCGAGGCCCGCAAGGACGTGACCGTGGTGCTGCACCCGCTGACCGACGACCGGCGCATCCTGCCGATCGACCGCACCGGCGAGGAACTCGAAGCCGCGCCCGGCTTCATGCTCGTGGCCTCCTACAACCCCGGTTACCAGAACATCCTCAAGACGCTGAAACCGTCGACGCGGCAGCGGTTCGTGGCGATGGAATTCGATTTCCCCGCGCCCGAGGCCGAGATTGCCGTGGTGGCGCGCGAAAGCGGGCTGGACGCGGACAAGGTCAAATCGCTGGTCCGGCTGGCGGGCAAGCTGCGTGCGCTCAAGGGCCAGGACCTCGAGGAAGGCGTTTCGACCCGGCTGGTGGTCTATGCCGCCACGCTGATCGCGCAGGGCATGGGTGTCGAACGCGCCATCGAGGCGGCGATGATCGAGCCGCTCACGGATGATGCCGAAGTCAAACGCGGGCTGCTCGACCTGGTGACGGCTGTCTACGGGTGATCCATGGCGGTGCGCGATCTCGACATCGAACCGTGGGAGCCGGAGGAAACCGTCGGCAAGCTGTGGCATGCCTTTGCCAGCCGGCTGGACGCGCCCGCGCAATATGAGGATGCCGGCGTCGACCTGTCCGAACTGTCGGGCCGGCTGGCGGTGTTCTTCCGCGGCCTGGGCGGCGCGCCGTCGGTCGAACTGCGCGCCGTGTCGCCTGAACTCAGCCGCCACCGGCTGAGTTTCCTGCGCCGGCTGGGCACCGAGGCCGAGATCGTCCCGCGTGCCAGTTTCGACGGTGAATGCCTGCGCCTGCCCGAACGGCTGGCGGTGTTTCCCACCCGCGGGGCCAATGGCGCGCTCTATCTGTGGCTCGCCGCGGCGGCGGCCCATGCGCCCGCGTCACCGCCTCCGGCCGATGATCTGTTGCAGGCCGATCTGGCCGCGATCGTCGCCGCCCGCGCGATGACCGAGACCACGCTGGCGGCGGCTCCGGGTCTGCGCGGGCTGCATGACACGCTCTGTGCCGCCTGCCTGCACGGGCGCCGCCGGAGCGCGGGCCTGCCGCGATACGAGGCGGCGATCGAGGCGCTGGTCGCCCAGGCGCTGGGCGATCCCGCGCCGCTGCCCGCGCTGGCGCGGTCGCTGGCCGCCGATCCCGGCGCGGCGCGGGCTCCGCGCGGCTATCAGCCGTTCCAGCCGGTGCCGCTCTGGCCGGACCTGCGCGAGATGACCTTTTCCGCCGCCGATACGGTGGAAAGCCGCGACACCGAGGGCACCCCCGAGGAAAGCAGCGACAAGACCCACCGCGCCCGGCGGCGGCAGGCCGACCAGGCCGAACGCGCCGACAGCCTGATCCTGCACAAGTTCGAGGCGATCCTGAGCTGGGCCGAGTTCCTGAACCTGAACCGCCGGGTCGATGACGACGACCCCGACAATGCCAAGAAGGCCGCCGACGACCAGGACGAGATCGGGCTGGGCCAGATTTCCAAGGCGCCGGCCACGCGGCTGAAGCTGCATCTCGACCTCGCGCCCGAGGACGTGGACCGCGAACGGCTGGCCGGCAAATCCACCTATCCCGAATGGGACGCCCGCGCCGGGGTCTATCTGCCCGATCACGTCCGGGTGCTCTATTCGGCCGCCGAGCCGGGCGACGAGGTGCCTTCGTTCCGCGCCGACCCGCGCGCGCAGCGGCGCATCCGGCAGGTCAAGCGCCAGTTCGAGGCGCTGCGGCCGGGCCGCGTGTTCGTTCCCGCCAGTCTCGACGGCGACGAGCTGGACATGGAGGCGGTGGTCCGCGCGCAGGCCGATATCCGCGCCAACGGGCAGGGATCGAACCGGATCTGGCGGCAGGCGGTGCCGCAGGCACGCGACCTCGCGGTGTCGATCCTGCTGGATGTCAGCCGCTCGACCGAAAGCGCGGTCGACGGCCGCGCGGTGATAGATATCGAGCGCGAGGCACTGGCGGCGCTGGGCTGGGGGCTGGACGCCTGCGGCGACGATTTCGCCATCCACGCCTTTTCGTCGCTGAAACGCGATCGCGTCTATATCCAGCAATGCAAGGGGTTCGGCGAACCGATGAGCGCGGCGGTCGAGGACCGGATCGGCGGATTGCGACCGGGGTTCTACACCCGGCTCGGCGCGGCGGTGCGCCATGCCTCGGCCGGGCTGGCGGAACAGTCGAAGAAACGCCGGCTCCTGCTGGTGATCACCGACGGCAAACCCAACGATCTGGACCACTACGAAGGCCGCCACGGTATCGAGGATACCGCCATGGCGGTGCGCGAGGCGCGCCGCGCGGGCCATTCGGTGTTCGGCGTCACCGTCGACCGCCGCGCGAAAAGCTGGTTTCCCCGGCTGTTCGGGCGCGGCGGCTTCCATGTGATCCCGCATCCGGACCGGCTGACCGAGGCGTTGCCGCAGATCTATCGGGAACTGGTGGGCGCATGAGCGACATGACCGAACCCGGGGCGCTGGACGAACTGCCCGGTGACCTGATGATGTGGGTGCTCATCGTCAGCGAATTGCTGGTCTTCGGTGCCGGGCTGGCGGCCTTCATGGCTGTCCGGCTGACCGATCCCGCCGGGTTTGCCGCGGCGCAGGACGCGCTGCATCGCACCGGGGCGGGGATCAACACCGTGGTCCTGGTCACCAGCGGGTTTCTCGCCGCCATCGCCGGGCCGCTGCTGGCCGGCGGGCAATTGCTCCGCGCCCGTGCAGCCCTGGTCGCGGCGGCGGCGCTGGGGGTGCTGTTCCTGGTCATCAAGGGGGCCGAATACGCCGACAAGGCCGAACGGGGCATCGCCTGGGATACCCATCCGTTCTACACCTTCTACTATCTGCTGACGGGGTTTCACGCGGCCCATGTGGTCGCGGGCGTGCTGATCCTGCTGCTGGTGGCGTGGAAGGCGAACGCGCGCAATATCGAGGTGGGCAGCGCCTTCTGGCACATGGTCGACCTGATCTGGGTGCTGCTGTTCCCGGTGATCTACCTGCTGCGATGACAATGTCCGATCTCATACGCGCCTGGGCGACGCTGATCGCGCTCAGCCTCGGGTCCACCGCCCTGGCGGTCAGCGCGATCCCGCCCGCATGGCAGCCGGCGGCGGGCGCGGCCATCCTGATACTGGCCTGGGCCAAGGCGCGGGTCATCCTTGCCCGCTATCTGGGGTTGGCCGCCGCGCCGTTCTGGGCGCGCGGCTTCGGCATCGCGCTGGGTGTTTTCTGCGTGGTGCTGCTGGTGCTCTATCTGATCGCGATCACGCTCTGAACGCGGCGGCGAGCTGCTCCGGCAGGTCGAACTCGGCCAGCACCCGCCCGCGTGCGTCGGCTGACATCTTGCGCGCGGTCTTGGCGACGATGCGGTCCAGTTTCGCGGGGTCCTGGGTCTGCGAGAACGGCGCGAAATACCATTTCAGAAAGACAAAGCAGATCACGTCCTCGAGCGCCTGAACCCGGGGGTCGCGTTTGATCCCCTCCTTGCGCAACATGCGCTGCGCGGCCTCGATGTCGGCGGCGTCATACCCGGCATCGGCCATCAGGGCGCCAACCCGTTCGGCATGGTGCCGGGCCAGGTCGCTGCGCCAGCCGAGATACCCGGCACGGCCTTCGGGATAGTCGGCGCGTTTCAGCACCCAGCGTTCGATGTGCTGGCCCCGCGCGGCGATCCGCAGCGGTTCGGACGCATCGGGAAACAGCCGTTCGAGCTCGGCGGTCATGCGCTGCCCGTAGAGCAGCGCGGCCGGTGTGCCCTCGGACCGGTCAGGATCGGCGGCGTTGGCCGCGTCGATCGTCGCGATCACCCGTTCAAACCGGGTCATAGCGCCTTGTTCCAGGCCATTGCCGGGTCTTCGTCGGAATAATACTGCAGTCTTTCGATATCGTCGATGGCGGCGTGGTTCTTGGTGATCCGCACGCCGACCGACCGCAGCTTGGAAAACGCCCGCGACAGGCTTTCGGGCTTCATGCCCAGCCGCCCGGCGATCAGGATCTTGTCATAGGGCAGGGTGACGACACAGCTGCCCTGGTCGCAGGGCGCGAGTTTCAGCAGGAACTCGGCCACGCGCTGGGCGCCGGTCTTGGCCTTCATCTGCTCCAGCTGGCCGATGAGGTCATGCAGGTGCTGGAACGCCGCCGCCATGACAGAAATGCAGATCTCGGGGCGGTTCATCATCAGCGAGGTGAACGCCCGCGCCGGGATCTGCAGCAGCGTGCAATCCGTGACCGCCTCGCCCGAAACCGGGTAATCCTGGTCGCGGATTGCCACGGCTTCGCCAAAGCTGCTGCCGGCCGCGCCGACATGCACCACCGCCTCGTTGCCGTTGGGGGCGATCCGGAACAGTTTCATCCAGCCGTCCAGCACGACATGGATGCACCGGGCCGGTTCCCCCTGCATGAAGATCGTCTGACCGCGTTCAAAGCTGCGCGTCGAGGAGGCCTGCAGCAGTTCCCGTGCGATCGCCTCGGGCATCGTCCTGAGCAGCAGCGACCCACGCGCCACGTTTTCTTGTTCTTGGCTGATCATGTGGACCCTTCAATCCTTGTGGCTGCGAATCGCCCTGAAATCAGGCGGTTCCGGCTTCGTCGTCCGATGTTTCATCGTCGGCGTCCCCTTATCACAACTCATTGGCGAGTTGCCAGCGCTACCGGCGCCTCCTGCAGGCTGCCAGCCGCGCTGTTGCGGGGAATTGTTCCTTTTCTTGCGGGGGCCGATCTGCCACCCATGTAGCCCATGCAGTTACGGATTCGCGGAGGAGTAACAATGCGACATTTCATCTGTGCGACATTCACAGCAGCGATGGCGCTGGGGCTGGCGGCCGGACCGCTCGCGGCGGAAACGCGCGTCACCTACAAGTCGGCGAAATCGACCTCGTCCTATTACCAGATGGGCGTGCAGATCGCCGAGGCGATGAAGGCGGGCTCGGATGGAGACATCATCGTCACGGTCGAGGAAAGCCAGGGCTCGGTGCAGAACGTGATGGAGGTGCGCGCCCGTGGCGGCGACTATGTGTTCACCACGCCGCCGGCGCTGGTCGGGCTGGCCCAGCAGGGCAAGGCGATGTTCGAGGGCAAGGGGGATCCGGCCTTTGACGAGATCCGCGCCCTGTTCCCGATCCCGTCGCTGACCATGCATTTCGTGATGTCGAAAGACTCCGGCGTGGCCTCGATCGACGACCTGGACGGCAAGACGATCCTGCTGGGCAAGGGGTCGTTCGGCGCGCGCGAAGGCGAGAAATATCTCGACCTGTTCGGGCTGATGGACAAGGTGCAGATCGCGGATGTGGAACTGTCGGGGGCGGTCCCGGCGATGAAGAACGGCCAGATCGACGGCTTCGTCACCGCCGGGTCCTGGCCCGCGCCGAACGTGATCGAGGCCGCCGCCTCGACCGGGGTCACGGTGCTGTCGCTGACAGATGAACAGATCGAGATGACCAAGCGGGCGCTGCTGGTGATCCCGGCGGGCACCTATGCGGGGCAGGAGACCGACATCCAGACCACCTCGTTGCCGGTGGTCGCCTTTGCCACCACCAGGATGGATGACGACACCGCCTATGCGCTGACCAGGACCTTCTGGGAAGGCCGGGCGGCGATGGCCGAGGCCGCGCCGTGGTGGAACGGTGTGGACGAGGCGCTGATGGCCAATATTTCGGGCAAGCTGCATCCCGGCGCCGTCCGCTATTACGAAGAGGCCGGGTTCACCCTGACCGACGGGCAGAAGTAATCCGGGCCACATGACGGATACGGTTGCGGCGCGCGGCCCGGTGCGGGCGGCCTGGATCGTCCTGGCCGCCGCGCTGGTTCTCTATCACCTCGGGCTGATCTTCTGGGGGCTGGTGCCGAACCTGGTCAGCCGGCCGCTGCACCTGGCCTTTGTCCTGCCCTTCGTGCTGGTCTTGCCGGCCGGCTCGCCGGCGGTGCGGGCGTCGGGGGCGGTTCTGGCGGCGCTGGGCATGGCGGCGGCGATCTGGGTGGCGTTGAACCACGACCGGCTGGGCGACCAGTACGGGTTTCTCGAGGGCGGGTTCCAGTTCGCCGTGGCCGTCACCCTGCTGGCGGTGGTGATCGAAGCCGCCCGGCGCGCGATCGGCTGGCCGTTGCCGCTGGTCGCGGTGGCGGCGCTGGCCTATGCCATATGGGGGCAGCACATACCCGGTGAGTTCGGCCATTCCGGCACGCCGCTGGCGAGTTTCCTGGGCACCATGACCATCGCCGAAGGCGGCATCTGGGGCAGCCTGACCGCCGTATCCGTGGGCGTGGTGGCGATCTTCGTCATCTTCGGCGCGGTGCTGAACGCGGGCGAGGCGGGGCAGGGGTTCATGAACGTGGCCGCGGCAGCGGCGGGGCGGCTGACCGGCGGCGCGGCCAAGGTGTCGGTGATCTCGTCGGCGCTGTTCGGGTCGATCTCGGGGTCGGCCTCGGCCAATGTCGCCTCGACCGGGGCGATCACCCTGCCGGCGATGACC
This is a stretch of genomic DNA from Pukyongiella litopenaei. It encodes these proteins:
- a CDS encoding NnrS family protein: MKTVFSEGFRAFFGAAGLYAVFSLLVWELYLGIHASGGLVTGLPFGVPPHLWHGHEMIFGYATAALGGFLLTAVPNWTGARSAPQRFIALATGLWLAGRIAVWFAGYLPPVLVAVADLAFLPLLAFKIALQLVRRPKPQNMVFLAFITLIWVGNLLVHLEWTGLTGDTLATGMRAGLFGLCAMIAVLGGRVTPAFTRNAMKRAGVDEARWPVSHPAVERPAVLLVAAVPVLLLAQAPAALTGAVAVIAGLLQFARLATWAGRWTWNQPILWSLHLGIAFLGAGLVTWGLAALGYGSEVGALHILGIGAVGGMTLAVMSRAILGHSGRALVAPRPVAVAYALVAAAALIRWLGSELAGDLYFPLMLGAGALWIAGFTLFLTALGPIICTPRPPREQGAAA
- a CDS encoding c-type cytochrome; this translates as MREVMTKSMARNIFFGGSLFFIIIFVGLTAHSHRYMVTTSTDAEGLTESVIKGKHVWERHACINCHSIMGEGAYFAPELMNVMARWGVEDDPDAAFETLKAWMQAMPTGIEGRRQMPLFDLSDEEYRALSDFLLWTNTIDAQGWPPNDAG
- a CDS encoding cbb3-type cytochrome c oxidase subunit I, which codes for MKYESQKIAYAYFAVALGLFAIQILGGLLAGFVYVMPNTLSELLPFNIIRMLHTNSLVVWLLLGFFGAAYFLIPEEAEREIHSPTLAYLQLIILVVGTLGVVLTYVFNLFEGHWLLGKEGREFLEQPKWVKAGIVVAALIFLYNVSMTVLKGRKTAISNILLLGLWGLALLFLFAFYNPANLSLDKLYWWYVIHLWVEGVWELIMASILAYLMLKLTGVDREIVEKWLYVIVAAALFSGILGTGHHYYWIGAPGYWQWIGSIFSSLEVIPFFAMMSFAFVMVWKGRRDHPNKAALLWSLGCAVLAFFGAGIWGFLHTLHGVNYYTHGTQITAAHGHLAFFGAYVCLNLAVFSYAMPILKHRDPYNQVLNMASFWLMAGGMVFMTFTLTFAGTVQTHMQRVVGDYYMDVQDSIAVFYWMRFGAGLVVLLGVLLFLYAIFVPRKEVVRPGRLERERLENDPDHVAAE
- a CDS encoding CbbQ/NirQ/NorQ/GpvN family protein is translated as MNAYANLTEGAADAPFYLEQGDECALFEAASANNLPVLLKGPTGCGKTRFVAHMAARLGRPLYTVACHDDLSAADLIGRYLLKGGETVWVDGPLTRAVREGAICYLDEVVEARKDVTVVLHPLTDDRRILPIDRTGEELEAAPGFMLVASYNPGYQNILKTLKPSTRQRFVAMEFDFPAPEAEIAVVARESGLDADKVKSLVRLAGKLRALKGQDLEEGVSTRLVVYAATLIAQGMGVERAIEAAMIEPLTDDAEVKRGLLDLVTAVYG
- a CDS encoding nitric oxide reductase activation protein NorD, with product MAVRDLDIEPWEPEETVGKLWHAFASRLDAPAQYEDAGVDLSELSGRLAVFFRGLGGAPSVELRAVSPELSRHRLSFLRRLGTEAEIVPRASFDGECLRLPERLAVFPTRGANGALYLWLAAAAAHAPASPPPADDLLQADLAAIVAARAMTETTLAAAPGLRGLHDTLCAACLHGRRRSAGLPRYEAAIEALVAQALGDPAPLPALARSLAADPGAARAPRGYQPFQPVPLWPDLREMTFSAADTVESRDTEGTPEESSDKTHRARRRQADQAERADSLILHKFEAILSWAEFLNLNRRVDDDDPDNAKKAADDQDEIGLGQISKAPATRLKLHLDLAPEDVDRERLAGKSTYPEWDARAGVYLPDHVRVLYSAAEPGDEVPSFRADPRAQRRIRQVKRQFEALRPGRVFVPASLDGDELDMEAVVRAQADIRANGQGSNRIWRQAVPQARDLAVSILLDVSRSTESAVDGRAVIDIEREALAALGWGLDACGDDFAIHAFSSLKRDRVYIQQCKGFGEPMSAAVEDRIGGLRPGFYTRLGAAVRHASAGLAEQSKKRRLLLVITDGKPNDLDHYEGRHGIEDTAMAVREARRAGHSVFGVTVDRRAKSWFPRLFGRGGFHVIPHPDRLTEALPQIYRELVGA
- a CDS encoding cytochrome c oxidase subunit 3 codes for the protein MSDMTEPGALDELPGDLMMWVLIVSELLVFGAGLAAFMAVRLTDPAGFAAAQDALHRTGAGINTVVLVTSGFLAAIAGPLLAGGQLLRARAALVAAAALGVLFLVIKGAEYADKAERGIAWDTHPFYTFYYLLTGFHAAHVVAGVLILLLVAWKANARNIEVGSAFWHMVDLIWVLLFPVIYLLR
- a CDS encoding nitric oxide reductase F protein, producing MSDLIRAWATLIALSLGSTALAVSAIPPAWQPAAGAAILILAWAKARVILARYLGLAAAPFWARGFGIALGVFCVVLLVLYLIAITL
- a CDS encoding DUF4202 domain-containing protein is translated as MTRFERVIATIDAANAADPDRSEGTPAALLYGQRMTAELERLFPDASEPLRIAARGQHIERWVLKRADYPEGRAGYLGWRSDLARHHAERVGALMADAGYDAADIEAAQRMLRKEGIKRDPRVQALEDVICFVFLKWYFAPFSQTQDPAKLDRIVAKTARKMSADARGRVLAEFDLPEQLAAAFRA
- a CDS encoding Crp/Fnr family transcriptional regulator, with product MISQEQENVARGSLLLRTMPEAIARELLQASSTRSFERGQTIFMQGEPARCIHVVLDGWMKLFRIAPNGNEAVVHVGAAGSSFGEAVAIRDQDYPVSGEAVTDCTLLQIPARAFTSLMMNRPEICISVMAAAFQHLHDLIGQLEQMKAKTGAQRVAEFLLKLAPCDQGSCVVTLPYDKILIAGRLGMKPESLSRAFSKLRSVGVRITKNHAAIDDIERLQYYSDEDPAMAWNKAL
- a CDS encoding TAXI family TRAP transporter solute-binding subunit, translated to MRHFICATFTAAMALGLAAGPLAAETRVTYKSAKSTSSYYQMGVQIAEAMKAGSDGDIIVTVEESQGSVQNVMEVRARGGDYVFTTPPALVGLAQQGKAMFEGKGDPAFDEIRALFPIPSLTMHFVMSKDSGVASIDDLDGKTILLGKGSFGAREGEKYLDLFGLMDKVQIADVELSGAVPAMKNGQIDGFVTAGSWPAPNVIEAAASTGVTVLSLTDEQIEMTKRALLVIPAGTYAGQETDIQTTSLPVVAFATTRMDDDTAYALTRTFWEGRAAMAEAAPWWNGVDEALMANISGKLHPGAVRYYEEAGFTLTDGQK